In Granulicatella elegans, one genomic interval encodes:
- a CDS encoding PTS sugar transporter subunit IIC, whose translation METQEKMTAKVFMNKILQGTALGVIIGLIPNAVLSAILKYFSQYPLAVQITQIAVIFQLATPLIIGALIGIQFGFKPMPMMVTAGASFVASGVVKFNPELGKYVGAGTGDLINTMLTAAIAVLALMWIKDKFGSTAVVAMPIVVGVGAAFIGLQLLPFVAKLTAAIGALINEFTHLQPILMSILIACSFAFLIISPISTVAIGLAIQLNGVSAGAAAMGVAVTAVVLVVHSWKVNNSGVTLAIALGAMKLMMPNLFKYPIILVPTLTTAVISAIPVALFSVSGTPQSAGFGLVGLVGPLASIDAGLSVVLAVVAWLVVPIVAALATKFVYEKVLKLYDSNVVFKFQQ comes from the coding sequence ATGGAAACTCAAGAAAAAATGACTGCAAAAGTCTTTATGAATAAAATCTTACAAGGAACTGCATTAGGGGTGATTATCGGATTAATTCCGAACGCTGTATTATCTGCTATTTTAAAATATTTTAGTCAATATCCACTAGCAGTTCAAATCACACAAATTGCTGTGATTTTCCAATTAGCAACACCATTAATTATCGGTGCTTTAATCGGAATACAATTTGGTTTTAAACCAATGCCAATGATGGTGACAGCCGGGGCAAGTTTTGTAGCATCAGGTGTTGTAAAATTCAATCCAGAACTAGGAAAATATGTTGGAGCTGGTACTGGGGACTTAATTAATACAATGTTAACAGCTGCAATTGCGGTATTAGCATTAATGTGGATTAAAGATAAATTCGGTTCTACAGCTGTAGTTGCGATGCCAATCGTAGTCGGTGTAGGGGCTGCATTTATTGGATTACAATTATTACCATTCGTTGCAAAATTAACAGCAGCAATTGGAGCACTCATTAATGAATTTACTCATTTACAACCGATTTTAATGTCTATTTTAATTGCATGTTCATTTGCATTCTTAATTATTTCACCAATTTCAACAGTTGCGATTGGTTTAGCGATTCAATTAAATGGTGTGTCTGCAGGGGCAGCAGCGATGGGTGTAGCTGTTACAGCAGTAGTATTAGTGGTTCATTCATGGAAAGTAAATAATTCAGGGGTTACTTTAGCGATTGCTTTAGGAGCTATGAAATTAATGATGCCAAACTTATTCAAGTATCCAATTATTTTAGTACCAACTTTAACAACAGCTGTTATTTCTGCAATTCCGGTTGCCTTATTTAGTGTCAGTGGTACTCCTCAATCTGCAGGTTTTGGTTTAGTAGGTTTAGTAGGTCCTCTAGCTTCTATTGATGCTGGATTAAGCGTTGTTTTAGCAGTCGTTGCGTGGTTAGTTGTACCAATTGTTGCAGCCTTAGCAACGAAATTTGTTTATGAAAAAGTATTAAAATTATACGATTCTAATGTGGTATTTAAATTCCAACAATAA
- a CDS encoding helix-turn-helix domain-containing protein, giving the protein MSKENSTTKSSYNHLSAIERGKFEVLYKQGKSQSEIA; this is encoded by the coding sequence ATGTCTAAAGAAAATAGTACCACAAAATCATCTTATAATCATCTTTCAGCTATCGAAAGAGGAAAATTTGAGGTGCTTTATAAACAAGGAAAATCTCAATCAGAAATTGCATGA
- a CDS encoding LysR family transcriptional regulator substrate-binding protein, whose amino-acid sequence MVQGGSYELQQKLAKGEIDLGILSFPKYEATITLEPFLNPKLGYDISIVVSKNHILANRNSLTFEELTNQSFSTLPNQYILGQFLHSQAKK is encoded by the coding sequence ATGGTACAAGGTGGTTCTTATGAATTACAACAAAAACTAGCAAAAGGAGAGATTGATTTAGGAATCTTATCATTCCCGAAATATGAAGCTACTATCACATTAGAGCCCTTTTTAAATCCGAAACTTGGCTATGATATTAGTATTGTCGTTTCAAAAAATCATATTCTAGCAAACCGAAACTCTCTCACATTTGAAGAGTTAACGAATCAATCCTTTTCTACTTTACCAAACCAATATATTCTTGGACAATTTTTACATTCTCAAGCAAAGAAATAA
- a CDS encoding 2-dehydropantoate 2-reductase, with protein MKIVIAGAGAMGSRFGVMLHQAGHEVLFVDGWESHVQAINEQGLQVNDNGEEKVFHIPAVLQSKVKEDTQADLIILFTKAMQLDQMLQDIQSLIRSDTKILCLLNGIGHEEIIEKYVAPTHILLGNTMWTSGMNGPGKVTLFGNGTVALKNLAPEGVEDAKEVVDVLNSGGLNATYSENILFAIYKKACVNGTMNGLCTILDSNMADFGETTTAHEIVEAIVTEFSSVAKHENVEINVKEVVDYIEMNCYNRDTIGLHHPSMHQDLILNNRLTEIDYINGAVVRKGKKYGVPTPYCAFLTSLIHCKEQILKAH; from the coding sequence ATGAAAATTGTAATTGCAGGAGCAGGAGCGATGGGAAGTCGTTTCGGAGTGATGTTACATCAAGCTGGACACGAGGTGTTATTTGTAGACGGCTGGGAAAGTCATGTTCAAGCAATCAATGAACAAGGGCTTCAAGTAAATGATAATGGAGAGGAGAAAGTATTTCATATTCCCGCAGTATTACAATCAAAAGTAAAAGAGGATACGCAAGCTGATTTAATTATTTTGTTTACAAAAGCAATGCAATTAGATCAAATGTTGCAAGATATTCAGTCGTTGATTCGTTCGGATACAAAAATCTTATGCTTATTAAATGGAATTGGACATGAAGAAATTATTGAAAAATATGTTGCACCAACTCATATTTTATTAGGTAATACAATGTGGACATCCGGAATGAATGGACCTGGAAAAGTAACGTTATTTGGAAATGGAACAGTTGCTTTGAAAAATTTAGCGCCAGAGGGAGTCGAGGATGCTAAAGAAGTAGTGGACGTATTAAATTCTGGTGGACTCAATGCGACTTATTCTGAAAATATTTTATTTGCTATTTATAAAAAAGCTTGTGTTAATGGAACAATGAATGGTCTTTGTACCATTTTAGATTCGAATATGGCTGATTTCGGGGAAACAACGACTGCTCATGAAATCGTTGAAGCTATTGTCACAGAATTTTCATCAGTTGCAAAACATGAAAACGTTGAAATAAACGTGAAAGAAGTTGTTGATTACATTGAAATGAATTGTTATAATCGTGACACAATCGGTCTTCATCATCCATCGATGCATCAAGATTTAATTTTGAATAATCGTTTGACGGAGATTGATTATATTAATGGAGCAGTAGTAAGAAAAGGTAAGAAATACGGAGTTCCAACACCTTATTGTGCCTTTTTAACATCATTGATTCATTGTAAAGAGCAAATTTTGAAAGCTCACTAA
- a CDS encoding G5 domain-containing protein, with amino-acid sequence MAIKETKNLRGFRMWKSGKHWLFGVAVTASVLLGGQLQTFADSPQPTNPAVIEEVKAISSTVVATSGEQTGKENNEQEAIEKVKAVTNEQSEPTSVNTENKEHTTDNAVNEQIVKNAVSTADKAKPIAQVAQDVRIHYKPADGDTREYYAWVWGDTAQHQTDGRFLKMENKGGERVLTVKPDADVKSFQYIITDKDTWEGANKVSGEGDMTATVLKASAVDIYHGADGWYSQFLNVQTPEFDKKHGYTDKVVNEQGKFDVVGSKGALGATLHADGSATINVWAPTAEKVTLNVYQSTAENAPLLKQFEMTRGTDENQNDHTKNTIGLWSYHLKPSEVASTLETLNKVAYDYTLTIPKAYFIQKGDKYVNSASASKGIKEELSSTASHAEIAKMYNGPAETVTTQDPYSVAVVKNGKRSVILDPSTVGDKVTVSQNKRVNSKTKLSVLEVDVRDFSIDKSSGVIEANKGNYLGLVEKGTTDPQTGKMTGLDYLRYLGVNYLQIMPIYDYQTVPELEKNDPKNNEISKEFSAKDQQNWGYDPKNYNVPEGSYATDPSDPENRIREVKTMVQKLHDEGLNLVMDVVYNHLYDGQNNPFEYTVPGYYYAINRDGKMNNDVGVGNAVRSNSQMMRQYIVRSVAYWAMEYGMDGFRFDAMSDLDVKTMEAVREAINKIDPNIVTYGEGWDSMGKYLEKDGDKPASVSNAKDTPEVGYFDSVGRDSIAGSHYDNGNPPGFVNHQSDYKHDEGKIKTLVDSLMGGHGRSFVNASQQLNYVEVHDGMTLSDLLKHYNPNDTEEEHMNRVELATAMSALSQGIHFSQHGQEFLRSKSNSHNTYNAGDEKNKIDWGLVNKNADAVNFTKSLISLRKNDPLWHLSDYQNEIFKHMKITNAQKGSGIVTYELTKENGDCYLAVFNNNTFSDNNSSLTLGGNSYYYGSDKSRGDINDFSNAYVVATNSKNLYDQIGRANGSKTITMDKLSATILYIPKAKITNKSVVRETIRYVNTNGETVSPDKVQETTRVTVEQTDPQKKFSYVKSGIGAEDEKVLGYRQNILDGVSQEDKIIEKNYIATNAQGELTVAKDEVTLGDDGKPVDTENVKWVLESEDNFKAVPHPQVEGYKVKQTSEPSNNLSEVPVQSTKTNVEITVTYEKIVGQVTPDEGKAAPIVEKPRLDVVTEEVPFKTIERENPQLPKGTRKVVQEGKVGEKTTLVEITVKNDQEIGRVIRDSFISKAPVDQIVEVGTKEEKPTLPSTPETPTQNQMNKPTVKQVKKGKTEASTQEQVNKKAETLPNTGTTLDSAFLLSLLMALTGVVLMKKKEE; translated from the coding sequence ATGGCTATTAAAGAGACGAAAAACTTGCGTGGGTTTAGGATGTGGAAATCAGGAAAACACTGGTTATTTGGTGTTGCTGTTACCGCCAGTGTTTTATTAGGCGGTCAATTGCAAACGTTTGCAGACAGTCCTCAACCTACAAATCCGGCAGTGATAGAAGAGGTGAAGGCTATCTCTTCCACAGTTGTAGCAACATCTGGTGAGCAAACTGGGAAAGAGAATAATGAACAAGAGGCTATCGAAAAAGTAAAGGCAGTTACTAACGAACAATCCGAACCAACATCAGTCAACACTGAAAACAAAGAACATACAACGGATAATGCTGTAAACGAACAGATAGTCAAGAATGCTGTTTCAACAGCGGATAAAGCAAAACCAATAGCTCAGGTCGCTCAAGATGTACGCATCCACTATAAACCAGCAGATGGTGATACAAGGGAGTATTATGCATGGGTTTGGGGAGATACTGCTCAACACCAGACCGACGGACGTTTCTTAAAAATGGAAAACAAAGGTGGGGAACGTGTCTTAACAGTCAAACCAGACGCAGATGTAAAATCTTTCCAATATATCATTACTGATAAGGATACATGGGAAGGAGCAAATAAGGTTAGCGGTGAAGGAGACATGACGGCAACTGTCCTCAAAGCAAGTGCTGTTGACATCTATCATGGTGCAGATGGCTGGTATTCACAGTTTTTGAATGTTCAAACTCCAGAATTTGATAAAAAGCATGGATATACTGATAAGGTCGTAAATGAGCAAGGTAAATTTGATGTTGTCGGTTCTAAAGGAGCATTGGGTGCTACCCTCCATGCTGACGGTAGTGCAACTATCAATGTCTGGGCGCCGACCGCAGAGAAAGTCACTTTAAATGTTTATCAATCGACTGCAGAAAATGCTCCTCTTCTGAAACAATTTGAAATGACTCGTGGAACTGATGAAAATCAAAATGACCATACAAAAAATACCATTGGACTTTGGAGTTATCACCTAAAACCAAGTGAAGTAGCATCAACATTGGAAACTCTCAATAAAGTCGCTTACGATTACACCCTCACCATACCGAAAGCTTACTTTATTCAGAAGGGTGATAAATATGTCAACTCTGCTTCTGCATCTAAAGGCATAAAAGAAGAACTCTCATCCACTGCTTCTCACGCAGAGATTGCTAAAATGTACAACGGTCCTGCCGAAACAGTTACCACCCAGGATCCTTACTCAGTAGCAGTTGTCAAAAACGGGAAACGCTCTGTTATTTTAGATCCAAGTACTGTTGGAGACAAGGTTACTGTTAGTCAGAACAAGCGTGTTAACTCTAAAACAAAGCTTAGTGTACTTGAAGTTGACGTACGTGACTTCTCTATCGATAAGAGCTCGGGTGTGATAGAAGCAAATAAAGGGAACTATCTTGGACTCGTTGAGAAAGGGACAACTGATCCGCAAACAGGCAAAATGACAGGATTAGACTATCTCCGCTATCTCGGAGTAAACTATCTCCAAATCATGCCTATCTATGACTATCAAACTGTTCCTGAACTAGAAAAGAACGATCCGAAAAATAACGAAATTTCTAAAGAATTCTCAGCTAAAGACCAACAAAACTGGGGTTATGATCCTAAAAATTATAATGTCCCAGAAGGTTCTTATGCGACGGATCCAAGCGATCCTGAAAATCGTATCCGTGAAGTCAAGACTATGGTTCAAAAACTCCACGATGAAGGCTTAAATCTCGTCATGGATGTCGTCTACAATCACCTGTACGATGGGCAAAACAATCCATTTGAATACACAGTCCCTGGCTACTACTATGCCATCAATAGAGATGGAAAGATGAATAATGATGTCGGTGTAGGAAATGCTGTCCGTTCCAACTCCCAAATGATGCGTCAGTACATCGTCCGCTCAGTTGCTTACTGGGCGATGGAATACGGAATGGATGGGTTCCGTTTTGATGCCATGAGCGATCTCGACGTGAAAACGATGGAAGCTGTTCGTGAAGCAATCAACAAGATTGACCCTAACATCGTAACCTACGGCGAAGGTTGGGACAGCATGGGTAAATATTTAGAAAAAGACGGTGACAAGCCAGCTAGTGTCAGCAATGCCAAAGACACCCCAGAAGTCGGATATTTTGACAGTGTCGGACGTGATTCCATCGCAGGTTCTCATTATGATAATGGTAACCCTCCAGGATTCGTTAACCATCAATCAGACTATAAACACGATGAAGGGAAAATAAAAACCTTAGTTGATAGCCTCATGGGTGGTCACGGTCGTAGTTTTGTCAATGCTTCTCAACAACTCAACTATGTAGAAGTACATGATGGCATGACTTTAAGTGACTTGCTCAAACATTATAATCCTAACGACACGGAAGAAGAACACATGAATCGTGTCGAGTTAGCCACAGCCATGAGTGCTCTCTCTCAAGGGATTCATTTTTCACAACATGGTCAAGAATTTCTCCGTTCTAAGTCAAACTCACATAACACCTATAATGCTGGGGACGAGAAAAATAAGATTGATTGGGGACTTGTCAATAAAAATGCTGATGCGGTAAACTTTACTAAATCACTGATCAGCTTGCGAAAAAATGACCCCTTGTGGCACTTGTCTGACTATCAAAATGAGATTTTCAAACACATGAAAATCACCAATGCCCAAAAAGGATCAGGTATCGTGACTTATGAATTGACCAAGGAAAACGGCGATTGCTATCTTGCAGTCTTTAATAACAATACCTTCTCAGATAACAACTCTAGTCTAACTTTAGGAGGAAACAGTTACTATTATGGCTCTGATAAGAGCCGTGGTGATATTAATGACTTTAGCAACGCCTATGTGGTTGCTACTAACTCTAAGAACTTGTATGACCAGATTGGCAGGGCTAACGGTAGTAAGACCATCACGATGGATAAGTTATCTGCGACAATCTTGTACATACCAAAAGCTAAGATTACAAACAAGAGTGTTGTCCGCGAAACCATCCGCTATGTCAATACCAATGGAGAAACAGTTTCTCCTGATAAAGTCCAAGAAACAACACGTGTAACAGTAGAGCAAACAGACCCTCAAAAGAAATTCAGCTATGTAAAATCTGGTATTGGTGCTGAGGATGAAAAGGTACTGGGTTACCGTCAAAACATCCTTGATGGAGTTTCACAAGAGGATAAGATCATCGAGAAAAACTACATTGCGACTAACGCTCAAGGAGAATTGACAGTTGCGAAGGATGAAGTGACACTTGGCGATGATGGAAAACCTGTAGATACAGAGAATGTCAAGTGGGTATTAGAATCAGAAGATAACTTCAAAGCAGTTCCGCATCCACAAGTGGAAGGATATAAGGTCAAACAGACTAGCGAACCAAGCAATAACCTATCTGAAGTTCCAGTTCAAAGCACAAAAACAAATGTCGAAATCACGGTAACCTATGAGAAGATAGTAGGACAGGTTACTCCAGATGAGGGAAAGGCAGCGCCGATAGTAGAGAAGCCACGCTTGGATGTAGTAACGGAAGAAGTTCCATTCAAGACCATAGAACGAGAAAATCCACAATTGCCTAAAGGAACAAGAAAAGTTGTTCAAGAAGGTAAGGTTGGTGAGAAGACGACTTTGGTTGAAATTACTGTTAAGAATGATCAAGAAATAGGGCGTGTGATACGTGATAGCTTTATCTCCAAAGCTCCAGTGGATCAGATTGTAGAAGTGGGAACTAAGGAAGAAAAACCAACACTGCCAAGCACACCAGAAACCCCTACACAGAACCAAATGAACAAGCCAACTGTGAAACAAGTGAAGAAAGGTAAAACAGAAGCTTCTACCCAAGAGCAGGTAAACAAGAAAGCCGAAACGTTACCAAATACAGGAACGACATTGGATTCAGCTTTCCTTCTCAGTCTCCTAATGGCATTGACAGGAGTAGTCTTGATGAAGAAAAAAGAAGAATAA
- a CDS encoding LysR family transcriptional regulator — translation MRIQQLVYLEKIAEKGSINEAAKDLFLTQPSLSNAMKDLEQEMNIQLLVRHKNGVTLTEEGREFLVYARQILDQVNLMEEKYKRKTKRKRDFSVSAQHYAFVVHAFVALIRQEAGDEYQFTLRETETQNILEDLMKFKSELGILYLNNFNRQVMKKLFKEKNLEFKPLFTAKPHVFISRDNPLASQTSITLEELEDYPYLSYEQGEENSFYFAEEILSTMEHKKSIKVSDRATIFNLMVGLNGYTISSGIISSELNDDKIVAIPLAVEDELEIGYLKHHQMELSPVAHIFLELLITHIRGYGFEVATVLE, via the coding sequence ATGCGTATTCAACAATTAGTTTATTTAGAAAAAATTGCAGAAAAAGGATCCATTAATGAAGCCGCAAAAGATTTATTTTTAACTCAACCAAGTCTATCAAATGCCATGAAAGATTTAGAGCAAGAAATGAATATTCAATTATTAGTTCGGCATAAAAATGGAGTTACTTTAACAGAAGAAGGTCGAGAGTTTTTAGTCTATGCTAGGCAAATATTGGATCAAGTAAACTTGATGGAAGAAAAGTATAAACGTAAAACAAAACGGAAACGGGATTTTTCAGTTTCAGCTCAGCATTATGCATTTGTCGTTCATGCGTTCGTGGCATTAATCAGACAAGAAGCTGGAGATGAATATCAATTTACGTTAAGAGAAACAGAAACTCAAAATATTTTAGAAGACTTAATGAAATTCAAAAGTGAATTAGGGATTTTATATTTAAATAATTTTAATCGTCAAGTCATGAAGAAATTATTTAAAGAGAAAAATTTAGAATTTAAGCCACTTTTCACAGCAAAACCGCACGTGTTTATTAGTAGAGATAATCCTTTGGCATCTCAAACTAGTATTACTCTAGAAGAATTAGAAGACTATCCTTACTTATCTTATGAACAAGGGGAAGAGAATTCTTTCTATTTTGCTGAAGAGATTTTAAGTACAATGGAACATAAGAAGAGCATTAAGGTAAGTGATCGAGCAACAATTTTTAACTTAATGGTCGGATTAAATGGTTATACGATTAGTTCAGGAATTATTAGTAGTGAACTAAATGACGATAAAATTGTGGCAATTCCATTAGCTGTTGAAGATGAATTAGAAATAGGATACTTAAAACATCATCAAATGGAATTATCACCGGTAGCACATATCTTTTTAGAACTATTAATTACTCATATTCGTGGATATGGATTTGAAGTAGCAACTGTATTAGAATAA
- a CDS encoding phospho-sugar mutase yields the protein MNWQDVALKWEKFEGLEDYLKTQLKNFSEKEKEEAFYAPLEFGTAGMRGIVGPGINRMNIYTVRQATEGLARLIETYGEEAKKRGVAIAHDSRHFSPEFALESAKVLVKHGIKAYVFEDLRPTPELSYAVRHLHTFSGIMITASHNPAAYNGYKVYGEDGGQMPPKDADALTEYVRQVENPLVVEVVTKEELEQSALFEWIGEAVDAAYLEEIKSVSVNPALLSDIKDLSVVYTPLHGTGLMLTKRALDQAGFTGLHVVSEQAVPDGDFTTVKSPNPEEAGAFEYAIRLGEETKADVLLATDPDADRMGAAVCQPDGTYQVITGNQIAAILLDYLLFAHQKAGTLPANAAAVKSIVSSELPTVITEHYGAKMVNVLTGFKFIAEQIKNYEETNAHTFMFGFEESYGYLVQPFVRDKDAIQAVLLLTEVAAHFKSEGKTLYDGLQALYEKYGYFLEKTISVTVQGLEGPAKIKALLDGLRKEVPSNFGGIKVAVAQDFAVNQQVDAEGVVSEIGLPTSNVLKYILEDGSWIAVRPSGTEPKIKFYMGVKAATQEEAEEKLAKFQKDLDAYI from the coding sequence ATGAATTGGCAAGATGTTGCATTAAAATGGGAAAAGTTTGAAGGGTTAGAAGATTATTTAAAAACACAATTAAAAAACTTTTCTGAGAAAGAAAAAGAAGAAGCATTTTACGCTCCATTAGAATTTGGAACAGCAGGAATGCGTGGGATTGTTGGACCTGGGATTAATCGTATGAATATTTATACGGTTCGTCAAGCAACAGAAGGGTTAGCGCGTTTAATTGAAACATATGGAGAAGAAGCGAAAAAACGTGGGGTTGCAATTGCTCATGATTCTCGTCATTTCTCTCCTGAATTTGCATTAGAGTCTGCAAAAGTTTTAGTAAAACATGGGATTAAAGCCTATGTGTTCGAAGATTTAAGACCAACACCTGAGTTATCTTATGCCGTACGTCACTTGCATACATTTTCAGGAATTATGATTACAGCTAGTCATAATCCAGCTGCTTATAATGGATATAAAGTATACGGTGAAGATGGAGGACAAATGCCTCCAAAAGATGCGGATGCTTTAACAGAATATGTTCGTCAAGTTGAAAATCCATTAGTAGTGGAAGTAGTGACAAAAGAAGAATTAGAACAATCAGCATTATTTGAATGGATTGGTGAAGCAGTAGATGCAGCATATTTAGAAGAAATTAAATCTGTTTCTGTCAATCCAGCCTTATTATCAGATATAAAAGATTTATCAGTTGTGTATACTCCATTACACGGAACAGGATTAATGTTAACAAAACGTGCATTAGATCAAGCTGGATTTACAGGATTACATGTTGTATCAGAACAAGCTGTGCCAGATGGAGACTTTACAACGGTGAAATCTCCAAACCCTGAAGAAGCTGGTGCATTTGAATATGCGATTCGTTTAGGAGAAGAAACTAAAGCGGATGTATTATTAGCAACAGACCCAGATGCAGATAGAATGGGTGCAGCCGTATGCCAACCTGATGGAACTTATCAAGTCATTACAGGAAACCAAATTGCAGCAATCTTATTAGATTACTTATTATTTGCCCATCAAAAAGCAGGAACATTACCAGCTAATGCTGCTGCTGTAAAATCAATTGTATCTAGTGAATTACCAACAGTCATTACAGAACATTATGGTGCGAAAATGGTAAATGTATTAACTGGATTCAAATTTATTGCAGAACAAATTAAAAACTATGAAGAAACAAATGCTCATACATTTATGTTTGGATTTGAAGAAAGTTATGGCTATTTAGTTCAACCGTTTGTTCGTGATAAAGATGCGATTCAAGCAGTATTGTTATTAACAGAAGTAGCAGCTCACTTCAAGAGTGAAGGTAAAACTTTATATGACGGACTTCAAGCTTTATATGAAAAATATGGTTATTTCTTAGAAAAAACAATTTCTGTAACCGTCCAAGGCTTAGAAGGCCCTGCTAAAATTAAAGCTTTATTAGATGGATTACGTAAAGAAGTTCCTTCTAACTTTGGTGGTATTAAAGTAGCTGTAGCGCAAGACTTTGCGGTGAATCAACAAGTAGATGCAGAAGGCGTTGTATCTGAAATCGGCTTACCAACTTCAAATGTATTGAAATATATT
- a CDS encoding helix-turn-helix domain-containing protein → MYFISIVEHHSFSDAAKSLFITHPTLSQTVKN, encoded by the coding sequence ATGTACTTCATTAGCATCGTTGAACATCATAGCTTTTCCGATGCTGCAAAAAGTCTCTTTATCACGCATCCTACCCTTTCTCAAACGGTTAAAAATTAG